Proteins found in one Massilia sp. H6 genomic segment:
- a CDS encoding serine hydrolase — MNKLLRLLGLLLLATPLQAAPDVHSQLAQLLHEEKLQGAVWTTLEAQGAAGLRDAGTGAPMRFDDRVQVGSIAKTVLATGILRMVSEGRLALDAPVATVLPGIRFDNPWEASDPVRIRHLLDHTAGLDDVHLWHVFTMRAAADTPLAAAFRQGSKVLRVRQRPGTRFSYSNSGYTLLGMVIEAITGQAYEPYLDATLLARLGMHDSSFAFVTQERDPRLASGHFEDGATHPAVPSYVRPAAQFTTTAADMGRFARFLMSDGSVNGKPFIDTALLRQMGEPAGTEAARAGLSVGYGLGLRRYDRHWAAAKCHGGNTVGFRAKLCLFPDTQQAFFIAINADSETADYARFDALLTRTLKVGMLPAPFASPHFDSTAWEGWYVPAPNRFDSFRLLDTVFNPVHISGDGHALKLVSPQSGALMLRHAGGRLFRGPDKLRASHVLLVSAEGRRVLSTGTQSYEQVSLAYLALLWISIGGGVLGLTYILIKPLWRLARRRTAGHIAGCSARRDPLWAPFAGALALLLPLPFFYHQSFMRLGELTLASGLLAAVTGALPVAMLAGLAASLRAARVDILDAAAMLAVLQLCLVLAAWGLLPLRLWA; from the coding sequence TTGAACAAGCTGCTCAGGTTATTGGGTTTATTGCTGCTCGCGACGCCGCTGCAGGCGGCGCCAGATGTCCACTCCCAGCTCGCACAGCTACTGCACGAGGAAAAACTCCAGGGCGCGGTGTGGACCACACTGGAGGCGCAGGGCGCCGCCGGCCTGCGCGACGCGGGCACGGGCGCGCCGATGCGGTTTGACGACCGGGTGCAGGTAGGCTCGATCGCCAAGACCGTGCTTGCCACCGGCATACTTCGCATGGTGAGCGAGGGCCGTCTGGCTCTGGACGCTCCCGTTGCCACGGTGCTGCCCGGCATACGGTTCGACAATCCATGGGAAGCCAGCGACCCGGTACGCATTCGGCACCTGCTCGATCATACGGCCGGGCTGGATGACGTGCACCTGTGGCATGTCTTCACCATGCGGGCCGCTGCAGACACGCCGCTTGCCGCCGCCTTTCGACAAGGGAGCAAGGTGCTGCGGGTCCGCCAGCGCCCTGGCACGCGCTTCTCGTACTCGAACAGCGGCTATACGCTGCTGGGGATGGTCATTGAAGCCATTACCGGGCAAGCTTACGAGCCTTACCTGGACGCTACGCTGCTTGCGCGACTCGGCATGCACGACAGTAGCTTCGCCTTCGTCACGCAAGAGCGCGATCCGCGCCTCGCCAGCGGGCACTTCGAGGATGGCGCCACGCACCCGGCAGTACCCTCGTACGTGCGGCCGGCGGCCCAGTTCACCACCACCGCCGCGGACATGGGCCGTTTCGCGCGTTTCCTGATGAGCGATGGCAGCGTCAATGGCAAGCCCTTCATCGACACGGCCTTGTTGCGGCAAATGGGCGAGCCGGCCGGCACCGAAGCCGCGCGCGCGGGCTTGAGCGTCGGCTATGGCCTGGGGCTGCGACGGTACGATCGGCACTGGGCCGCTGCCAAGTGCCATGGCGGGAACACGGTCGGGTTCCGGGCGAAGCTCTGCCTGTTTCCGGACACGCAGCAGGCCTTTTTCATCGCCATCAATGCCGACAGTGAAACCGCCGACTATGCACGGTTCGACGCCTTGCTGACCCGCACCCTGAAGGTCGGCATGCTCCCAGCGCCTTTCGCTTCGCCGCATTTCGACAGCACGGCTTGGGAGGGCTGGTACGTTCCGGCGCCCAACCGGTTCGACAGTTTCCGCTTGCTCGATACCGTGTTCAACCCTGTCCACATCAGCGGCGATGGACATGCGCTGAAGCTTGTGTCGCCACAGTCTGGTGCCCTGATGCTGCGCCACGCGGGCGGCAGGCTGTTCCGTGGGCCAGACAAGCTGCGTGCATCGCATGTCTTGCTCGTTTCGGCCGAAGGCAGGCGCGTCCTCAGCACCGGAACACAGAGCTACGAGCAGGTATCCCTGGCGTACCTGGCGCTGCTGTGGATCAGTATCGGGGGCGGTGTGCTGGGACTCACCTATATCCTCATCAAGCCGCTCTGGCGGCTTGCCAGGCGCCGGACCGCGGGCCACATCGCGGGCTGTAGCGCGCGCCGAGACCCCTTGTGGGCGCCATTCGCCGGCGCGCTAGCCCTCCTGCTGCCGCTTCCTTTCTTTTACCACCAGTCGTTCATGCGGCTGGGGGAGTTGACGCTGGCCAGCGGCCTGCTGGCTGCCGTCACGGGCGCGCTGCCGGTCGCAATGCTCGCCGGACTGGCGGCGTCGCTGCGGGCAGCACGCGTTGATATCCTCGACGCGGCGGCGATGCTCGCGGTCTTGCAGCTTTGCCTGGTGCTGGCCGCGTGGGGACTGCTGCCGCTGCGCTTGTGGGCGTGA
- a CDS encoding response regulator transcription factor encodes MHRSALSLLVVEDHPTIARQVVEFLEGLRWHTDHAATGALAIDLATREAYDVVLLDLNLPDMDGLEVCRAIKQTAARNVPILMLTARDAFEDKARGFRGGADDYLTKPFDLRELALRCEALARRHQLHVSYEMQVGRLTLLPRERRALYDEAPLALTHAGFKILFLLCSAHPHAVSRSRLVHELWGADPPDSDALKSHIYALRRQLELASGANMIVTIPQLGYRLTLDTASHV; translated from the coding sequence ATGCACCGTAGCGCTCTGAGCCTCCTGGTCGTGGAAGACCATCCGACAATCGCGCGCCAGGTCGTCGAGTTTTTGGAAGGACTGCGCTGGCACACCGATCATGCGGCCACCGGCGCCCTTGCCATTGACCTGGCGACGCGCGAAGCGTATGACGTCGTCCTGCTCGACCTGAACCTGCCGGACATGGATGGCCTGGAGGTGTGCCGCGCGATCAAGCAGACGGCAGCGCGCAACGTGCCGATCCTGATGCTCACCGCGCGCGATGCCTTCGAGGACAAGGCGCGCGGCTTTCGCGGTGGCGCGGATGACTATCTGACCAAGCCGTTCGATTTGCGCGAGCTGGCCCTGCGCTGCGAAGCGCTGGCGCGACGCCATCAACTCCACGTCAGTTACGAAATGCAGGTCGGCCGTCTCACGCTCCTGCCGCGGGAAAGGCGCGCGCTATACGACGAGGCGCCACTGGCGCTGACCCATGCGGGTTTCAAGATCCTGTTTCTCCTGTGCTCGGCGCACCCGCATGCGGTGTCCCGATCCAGATTGGTGCATGAGCTCTGGGGGGCCGACCCGCCGGACAGCGATGCCCTCAAGTCGCATATCTACGCGCTGCGCAGGCAGCTGGAACTGGCCAGCGGCGCCAACATGATCGTGACCATTCCCCAGCTGGGTTACCGTCTGACGCTGGATACGGCAAGCCATGTTTAG
- a CDS encoding HAMP domain-containing sensor histidine kinase produces the protein MLVIAYVTEDMLVDRIMQREAHAMAAQFQQHGTPGNPANDLIRAYASLDALPPPVRDTVVAGRLRAEIFTDTGQHYHVRTLDLQARSGTQRLYLLADVGPLLIVSKLIREVGGVLTAVAVGLIGLALLLAYLLSRRLVQPLQVLADEVRTTRPGEHILFTAQQRRDEIGYLAQKLGSTIAELHAALAREHAFTRDVSHELRTPLTVMKNVFVKAGTHALDQQETAQLQAGVEEIDNTIDVLFALARAEHIADARFDLRGCIENGLLRVVDENWTDERLVLDLPERLDVMGNRHLAMLLLNNCLGNALFHGGPGSRLRLSFVEGRLSLLNSLDPARAGTMQGFLHGQNLLRRIAAAMRWQLDFHAGATAYRVDIVPRRAP, from the coding sequence ATGCTCGTCATTGCCTACGTCACCGAAGACATGCTGGTCGACCGGATCATGCAGCGCGAGGCCCATGCCATGGCCGCGCAATTCCAGCAGCATGGCACACCTGGAAATCCTGCCAACGACCTGATCCGCGCCTACGCCAGCCTTGATGCGCTGCCGCCACCAGTTCGCGATACGGTAGTGGCTGGACGCCTCCGTGCCGAAATCTTCACCGATACCGGCCAGCACTATCATGTCCGTACGCTCGACCTGCAGGCGCGATCCGGCACCCAGCGCCTCTATCTGCTGGCCGATGTCGGGCCGCTGCTTATCGTCTCGAAACTGATCCGTGAGGTGGGCGGCGTATTGACCGCCGTTGCCGTGGGCTTGATCGGCCTAGCGCTGCTGCTGGCCTACTTGCTGTCCAGGCGCCTGGTGCAGCCTTTGCAGGTACTGGCGGATGAAGTGCGAACTACCCGGCCGGGGGAGCACATCCTGTTCACCGCGCAGCAGCGGCGTGACGAGATCGGCTACCTTGCTCAAAAGCTCGGGAGCACCATCGCCGAACTGCACGCGGCGCTGGCGCGCGAGCATGCGTTCACGCGCGATGTCAGCCACGAGCTGCGTACACCGCTCACGGTCATGAAGAACGTCTTCGTCAAAGCAGGAACCCATGCGCTGGACCAGCAGGAGACGGCACAGTTGCAAGCCGGGGTCGAAGAGATCGACAACACGATCGACGTGCTGTTCGCCCTCGCGCGCGCCGAACACATTGCGGACGCGCGCTTCGACCTGCGCGGCTGTATCGAAAACGGCCTGCTACGCGTAGTGGACGAGAACTGGACCGATGAACGCCTGGTACTCGACCTGCCGGAGCGGCTCGATGTGATGGGAAACCGCCATTTGGCCATGCTACTGCTGAACAACTGTCTCGGGAATGCGCTGTTTCATGGCGGCCCTGGATCCCGGCTGCGATTGTCATTTGTAGAAGGGCGCTTAAGCTTGTTAAACAGCCTTGATCCGGCGCGGGCAGGCACGATGCAGGGTTTCCTGCATGGCCAGAACCTGTTGCGTCGCATTGCTGCGGCCATGCGCTGGCAACTGGACTTCCATGCCGGGGCGACCGCCTACCGGGTCGATATCGTACCGCGGCGCGCTCCCTGA